Proteins encoded within one genomic window of Cellulomonas xiejunii:
- a CDS encoding pyridoxine/pyridoxamine 5'-phosphate oxidase, whose translation MRELLRSLPALSGDAPAFDPDAAPDDPLELFATWFATAVERGVPEPHAATLATADADGRPSARVLVLKDLDADGLAFATDARSAKAGDLAVNPQAAVSFWWQPVVRQVRVAGAARYLGDGVSADDYLARSPASRAAAAGVRPEEPLPSVAHLRHAMTQARERIDAEPGFVLPTWQAWLVVPEVVEFWQGSADRAHVRLVYRRDVAGWSHGLVWP comes from the coding sequence TCGACCCCGACGCGGCCCCGGACGACCCGCTCGAGCTGTTCGCGACGTGGTTCGCCACCGCCGTCGAACGCGGCGTCCCCGAGCCGCACGCCGCGACCCTCGCGACCGCGGACGCCGACGGCCGTCCCTCGGCCCGCGTGCTCGTCCTCAAGGACCTCGATGCCGACGGCCTCGCGTTCGCGACCGACGCCCGCAGCGCGAAGGCGGGGGACCTGGCGGTGAACCCGCAGGCGGCGGTCAGCTTCTGGTGGCAGCCGGTGGTGCGGCAGGTGCGGGTCGCCGGTGCCGCGCGGTACCTCGGGGACGGGGTCTCCGCGGACGACTACCTCGCGCGGTCGCCCGCGTCGCGTGCCGCTGCCGCGGGCGTGCGCCCGGAGGAGCCCCTGCCGTCGGTCGCGCACCTGCGGCACGCCATGACGCAGGCGCGCGAGCGGATCGACGCCGAGCCGGGCTTCGTCCTGCCGACCTGGCAGGCCTGGCTCGTGGTCCCCGAGGTCGTGGAGTTCTGGCAGGGCAGCGCGGACCGCGCGCATGTCCGCCTGGTGTACCGGCGCGACGTCGCGGGCTGGTCGCACGGCCTCGTCTGGCCGTGA
- a CDS encoding amino acid ABC transporter substrate-binding protein, giving the protein MLRTSHRLLVLPVVLAVGALAACSSGDEAPQGAAGSEAGVLRVGTEGTYSPFSFHDADGELTGYDVEVVTAVADELGLDVEFSETTWDSIFAGLEAERYDVIANQVTVNDERAGKYDLSEPYTVSTGVALVAADNDAVTSLADVSGLTAAQSATSNWSQVATDAGATVESVEGLTQAVALLKQGRIDVTFNDDLAVLDYLKQSGDTSVKIAFETGDTVEQAFALRKGSDLTVRIDEALASLRADGTLTQISEKWFGDDVTQ; this is encoded by the coding sequence ATGCTCCGCACGTCGCACCGACTGCTCGTCCTGCCCGTCGTCCTCGCCGTCGGTGCGCTGGCCGCCTGCTCGTCCGGCGACGAGGCGCCCCAGGGGGCCGCGGGCTCCGAGGCCGGCGTGCTGCGCGTCGGCACGGAGGGCACGTACTCGCCGTTCAGCTTCCACGACGCCGACGGCGAGCTGACCGGCTACGACGTGGAGGTCGTCACGGCCGTCGCGGACGAGCTGGGCCTCGACGTCGAGTTCTCGGAGACCACCTGGGACTCGATCTTCGCGGGGCTCGAGGCGGAGCGGTACGACGTCATCGCCAACCAGGTCACGGTCAACGACGAGCGGGCCGGGAAGTACGACCTCAGCGAGCCGTACACCGTGTCGACGGGCGTCGCGCTGGTGGCCGCGGACAACGACGCCGTGACGTCGCTCGCCGACGTCTCGGGCCTGACCGCCGCGCAGTCCGCGACGTCGAACTGGTCGCAGGTCGCCACCGACGCGGGTGCGACGGTGGAGTCGGTCGAGGGCCTCACGCAGGCGGTCGCGCTGCTCAAGCAGGGGCGCATCGACGTGACGTTCAACGACGACCTCGCGGTGCTCGACTACCTCAAGCAGTCCGGCGACACGTCGGTGAAGATCGCCTTCGAGACCGGCGACACCGTCGAGCAGGCGTTCGCGCTGCGCAAGGGGTCGGACCTCACGGTCCGCATCGACGAGGCCCTGGCGTCGTTGCGCGCCGACGGCACGCTCACGCAGATCTCGGAGAAGTGGTTCGGTGACGACGTCACCCAGTGA
- a CDS encoding amino acid ABC transporter permease, translating to MTGDTWDLVVSSIGPLLSGAIRGTIPLTLISFAIGLVLALVVALARLSRNRLVSGAARVYISLIRGTPLLVQLFIIFYALPSLGLVIDPFPSAVVAFSLNVGGYAAETIRAAILSVPRGQWEAAATIGLDHRLTLQRVVLPQALRVAVPPLSNTFISLVKDTSLASTIMVTELLRKAQEIAAPTYEFMTLYSLAAVIYWLICLVLSTGQSRLERRLDRFVAH from the coding sequence ATGACGGGGGACACCTGGGACCTCGTCGTCTCGTCGATCGGCCCGCTGCTGTCGGGCGCGATCCGCGGCACGATCCCGCTGACGCTGATCTCGTTCGCCATCGGGCTCGTCCTCGCGCTCGTCGTCGCCCTCGCGCGGCTGTCGCGGAACCGCCTCGTGTCCGGTGCGGCGCGCGTCTACATCTCGTTGATCCGCGGCACGCCGCTGCTCGTGCAGCTGTTCATCATCTTCTACGCCCTGCCGTCGCTGGGGCTGGTCATCGACCCGTTCCCGTCGGCGGTCGTCGCGTTCTCGCTGAACGTCGGCGGGTACGCGGCCGAGACGATCCGCGCCGCGATCCTGTCGGTGCCCCGCGGGCAGTGGGAGGCCGCCGCGACGATCGGCCTGGACCACCGCCTGACGCTGCAGCGCGTCGTGCTGCCGCAGGCCCTGCGCGTCGCGGTGCCGCCGCTGTCCAACACCTTCATCTCGCTGGTCAAGGACACGTCGCTCGCCTCGACGATCATGGTCACCGAGCTGCTGCGCAAGGCGCAGGAGATCGCGGCGCCGACGTACGAGTTCATGACCCTGTACTCGCTGGCGGCGGTCATCTACTGGCTCATCTGCCTGGTGCTGTCGACCGGGCAGTCGCGCCTCGAGCGCCGCCTCGACCGGTTCGTGGCGCACTGA
- a CDS encoding amino acid ABC transporter ATP-binding protein, which produces MTSDATTPADARPLVEVRGLEKSFGELHVLRGIDLTVDRGSVTVLIGPSGSGKTTLLRCLNSLEIPDAGTVRVDDVELDLTRRPTRAELRRLRATSGMVFQSHQLFPHRTALQNVTEGPLFAQRRPAGEVVLEATALLAKVGLADKADAYPHELSGGQQQRVGIARALALRPRLLLFDEPTSALDPETVGEVLAVMRDLAAEGWTMVVVTHEIRFARQVADHVVFMDGGVVVEEGQPDDVLADPRHERTRRFLQRILDPL; this is translated from the coding sequence ATGACGAGCGACGCGACCACGCCTGCCGATGCCCGGCCGCTGGTGGAGGTCCGGGGCCTGGAGAAGTCCTTCGGGGAGCTGCACGTGCTGCGCGGCATCGACCTGACCGTCGACCGCGGCAGCGTCACCGTGCTCATCGGCCCGTCCGGCTCCGGCAAGACGACCCTCCTGCGCTGCCTCAACTCCTTGGAGATCCCCGACGCGGGCACGGTGCGGGTGGACGACGTCGAGCTCGACCTGACGCGTCGCCCCACGCGTGCCGAGCTGCGGCGTCTGCGCGCGACCTCCGGCATGGTGTTCCAGTCCCATCAGCTCTTCCCGCACCGCACGGCGCTGCAGAACGTCACGGAGGGGCCGCTGTTCGCCCAGCGGCGCCCAGCCGGTGAGGTGGTGCTCGAGGCGACGGCGCTGCTCGCGAAGGTCGGGCTCGCCGACAAGGCCGACGCGTACCCGCACGAGCTGTCGGGCGGTCAGCAGCAGCGTGTGGGGATCGCCCGTGCCCTGGCGCTGCGCCCGCGGCTCCTGCTGTTCGACGAGCCGACGTCCGCGCTGGACCCCGAGACCGTGGGGGAGGTGCTCGCCGTCATGCGTGACCTGGCGGCGGAGGGCTGGACGATGGTCGTCGTGACGCACGAGATCAGGTTCGCGCGCCAGGTGGCCGACCACGTCGTCTTCATGGACGGCGGTGTCGTCGTCGAGGAGGGGCAGCCTGACGACGTGCTGGCCGACCCGCGCCACGAGCGCACGCGGCGGTTCCTGCAGCGGATCCTCGACCCGCTCTGA